From Streptomyces sp. TLI_053, a single genomic window includes:
- a CDS encoding DUF4139 domain-containing protein, whose translation MTVTPLPGAASAGAPGPGTPGTAAPAPTAPLPLTAPPVTALPVTTVTCLEDRARIGRTASPTLAAGVQRLRLGPLTALAVDRTLRAESDTPGVRVLDARITRAWTPRPPLPPGPGDSELRHRLHALEVRIREEERLTDRLEARLALLAQLSTDLLREVGEGAGAGEVERTRWHRELDRVDAGREQHGEELRAARVRLRRLEVDRAAALGALEESEERPAELVAHLELTVEAAAAGPARLTVHHLVPCALWRPSYRATLADGVLRLESEAVVWQRTGEPWDGVRLTFSTARSALATEPPALAEDVLVLRERTTEEKRAVEVELREEAVSELGPDGVVPGVDDGGEVRVLNAPAPATVPSDGKAHRVPLAAFDGPAHSEFACAPELSPLVTQVVRFRNTAGHPLLAGPVELVRGSGFTGRGRLPFTAAGADTELSFGSSDGYRVVRESEERRSTAGLSQRAVTVRTVRLHLSRFSGPEERDEQLVAVRERVPVSEVAAVEVRLRKEECSPVPDAFDAEGIVRWDVPLGPGARRTLTLVYEVSASSKVAGL comes from the coding sequence ATGACCGTCACCCCCCTCCCCGGCGCCGCGAGCGCGGGTGCCCCGGGACCGGGCACCCCGGGCACCGCCGCCCCAGCCCCCACCGCCCCGCTCCCCCTGACCGCACCCCCCGTGACGGCGCTGCCCGTCACCACCGTCACCTGCCTGGAGGACCGCGCCCGGATCGGCCGCACCGCCTCGCCGACGCTGGCCGCCGGCGTCCAGCGGCTGCGGCTCGGCCCGCTCACCGCCCTCGCCGTCGACCGCACCCTGCGCGCCGAGTCGGACACCCCGGGCGTCCGCGTCCTGGACGCCCGGATCACCCGCGCCTGGACGCCCCGCCCGCCGCTGCCGCCCGGCCCCGGCGACTCCGAGCTGCGCCACCGGCTGCACGCGCTGGAGGTCCGGATCCGCGAGGAGGAACGGCTGACCGACCGGCTGGAGGCCCGGCTGGCCCTGCTCGCCCAGCTCAGCACCGATCTGCTGCGGGAGGTCGGCGAGGGAGCCGGCGCCGGCGAGGTCGAACGCACCCGCTGGCACCGCGAGCTGGACCGGGTCGACGCCGGCCGCGAGCAGCACGGCGAGGAGCTGCGCGCCGCCCGGGTCCGGCTGCGCCGGCTGGAGGTGGACCGCGCGGCGGCGCTCGGCGCCCTGGAGGAGTCCGAGGAGCGGCCCGCCGAACTGGTCGCCCACCTCGAACTCACCGTCGAGGCCGCCGCGGCCGGCCCGGCCCGGCTCACCGTGCACCACCTGGTGCCGTGCGCCCTGTGGCGGCCGTCCTACCGCGCCACCCTGGCCGACGGCGTGCTGCGACTGGAGTCCGAGGCGGTGGTCTGGCAGCGCACCGGCGAGCCGTGGGACGGGGTCCGGCTGACCTTCTCCACCGCCCGGTCGGCGCTGGCCACCGAACCCCCCGCGCTCGCCGAGGACGTGCTGGTCCTGCGCGAGCGCACCACCGAGGAGAAGCGCGCCGTCGAGGTCGAGCTGCGCGAGGAGGCGGTCTCCGAACTGGGACCGGACGGCGTGGTGCCGGGCGTGGACGACGGCGGCGAGGTACGGGTGCTGAACGCCCCGGCCCCGGCCACCGTTCCCTCCGACGGCAAGGCGCACCGGGTGCCGCTGGCCGCCTTCGACGGTCCGGCGCACAGCGAGTTCGCCTGCGCGCCGGAGCTGTCGCCGCTGGTGACCCAGGTGGTCCGGTTCCGCAACACGGCCGGCCACCCCCTGCTCGCCGGGCCGGTGGAGCTGGTCCGCGGCAGCGGATTCACCGGGCGCGGCCGGCTGCCGTTCACCGCGGCGGGCGCCGACACCGAACTGTCCTTCGGCAGCTCGGACGGCTACCGGGTGGTGCGGGAGAGCGAGGAGCGCCGGTCCACCGCGGGCCTGAGCCAGCGTGCGGTGACCGTCCGCACGGTGCGGCTGCACCTGTCCCGGTTCTCCGGCCCGGAGGAGCGGGACGAGCAGCTGGTCGCGGTGCGCGAACGGGTGCCGGTCTCCGAGGTGGCGGCGGTGGAGGTGCGGCTGCGCAAGGAGGAGTGCTCACCCGTGCCGGACGCCTTCGACGCCGAGGGCATCGTGCGCTGGGACGTCCCGCTCGGCCCGGGCGCCCGCCGCACGCTGACCCTGGTGTACGAGGTCTCCGCCTCCTCGAAGGTGGCGGGCCTGTGA
- a CDS encoding DUF952 domain-containing protein, with protein MILHLAPLDDWLADPGRPYAAASLLTDGFIHCSADEPTALAVANAFFADTRGPLMVLLIEESLVEPMVKWEAPNGAPPPGATPGVLFPHIYGRLNRTAVVGLEKVERGPDGRWASLSPWS; from the coding sequence ATGATCCTGCACCTCGCGCCCCTGGACGACTGGCTGGCCGACCCGGGGCGGCCGTACGCGGCCGCCTCGCTGCTCACCGACGGGTTCATCCACTGCTCGGCGGACGAGCCGACCGCGCTGGCCGTGGCCAACGCGTTCTTCGCCGACACCCGCGGACCCCTGATGGTGCTGCTGATCGAGGAGTCGCTGGTCGAACCGATGGTCAAGTGGGAGGCCCCGAACGGCGCGCCGCCGCCCGGGGCCACTCCCGGGGTGCTGTTCCCGCACATCTACGGGCGGCTGAACCGCACGGCGGTGGTCGGCCTGGAGAAGGTCGAGCGGGGCCCGGACGGCCGCTGGGCGTCGCTCTCCCCCTGGAGCTGA
- a CDS encoding helix-turn-helix domain-containing protein → MSDAPLSALGLAGADGQVYAALVANPQSTAEDLAGLCELTPQQSLRALDRLAQQGMATRAPVDRQRFLPVAPDVAIGTLIGHRESELRHARAEMHRLMDAFREASRYTDPAHSVEVLTGGEAIAQRLEHITGTSQYQIRGFDCPPYIQDPVANIPLQRQRLGEGVRFRTIYDREAVAWPGRLEKNILAGVADGEEARVRPVLPMKMVMSDDRMAIIPISVGDSVLDAAYVIHPSALLQALDTLFEAEWERAVQLQAAIGTGDGALEPEADHRKLLGLLAAGLTDESIARSLGWSARTTQRRLQSLMRELGATTRFQAGMAARERGWL, encoded by the coding sequence GTGTCCGATGCACCACTCAGCGCTCTGGGACTGGCCGGAGCGGACGGGCAGGTCTACGCGGCGCTGGTGGCCAACCCGCAGTCCACCGCCGAGGACCTCGCCGGGCTCTGCGAACTGACTCCCCAGCAGAGCCTGCGGGCCCTGGACCGGCTCGCCCAGCAGGGCATGGCCACCCGGGCCCCGGTGGACCGCCAGCGCTTCCTGCCGGTCGCCCCGGACGTGGCGATCGGCACCCTGATCGGCCACCGCGAGTCCGAACTGCGGCACGCCCGCGCCGAGATGCACCGGCTGATGGACGCCTTCCGGGAAGCGTCCCGGTACACCGACCCGGCGCACTCGGTCGAGGTGCTGACCGGCGGCGAGGCGATAGCCCAGCGCCTGGAGCACATCACCGGGACCAGCCAGTACCAGATCCGCGGCTTCGACTGCCCGCCCTACATCCAGGACCCGGTCGCCAACATCCCGTTGCAGCGGCAGCGGCTGGGCGAGGGCGTGCGGTTCCGGACCATCTACGACCGGGAGGCGGTGGCCTGGCCCGGCCGGCTGGAGAAGAACATCCTGGCCGGGGTCGCCGACGGGGAGGAGGCCAGGGTTAGGCCGGTGCTCCCGATGAAGATGGTCATGTCGGACGACCGGATGGCGATCATCCCGATCAGCGTCGGCGACAGCGTCCTCGACGCCGCCTACGTGATCCATCCCTCGGCGCTGCTCCAGGCCCTGGACACGCTCTTCGAGGCGGAATGGGAGCGGGCCGTCCAGCTGCAGGCCGCGATCGGCACCGGGGACGGGGCGCTGGAGCCGGAGGCCGACCACCGCAAGCTGCTCGGCCTGCTGGCGGCCGGCCTCACCGACGAGTCCATCGCCCGGTCGCTGGGCTGGAGCGCCCGGACCACCCAGCGCCGGCTCCAGTCGCTGATGCGCGAGCTGGGCGCCACCACCCGCTTCCAGGCCGGGATGGCGGCCCGGGAGCGGGGCTGGCTGTAG
- a CDS encoding pseudouridine synthase, whose product MRSSGNGRNSSGGGSGRGGQGGGRGGSYGGGSGRGGSGERGGSYGGGSGRGGSGERGGSYGGGSGSARGGSGAPRTGSGRPGSGAGRAGSGSYDRRDDRRDDRRDDRRDDRRFPDRPLRPEERRYDRPEFGGGPNATPARGGYSGRRPGPAPRPRREGAPAPGDPRRQPQRSRELQARIEDAVLARHDKPAVKLPKTFGEPEGERLQKVLARAGIGSRRACEELIDQGRVEVNGKRVTEQGKRVDPQNDEIKVDGLTVATQSYLFFALNKPAGVVSTMEDPDGRQCLGDYVTNRETRLFHVGRLDTETEGIILLTNHGELAHRLTHPRYGVTKTYLAAIQGPIPRDLGKQLAKGIELEDGYARADSFKVVSNVGKNYLVEVTLHEGRKHIVRRMLSEAGFPVEKLVRTHFGPIALGDQKSGWLRRLTNPEVGQLMREVGL is encoded by the coding sequence ATGCGTAGCAGTGGCAACGGCAGGAACAGCAGCGGCGGCGGCAGCGGTCGCGGCGGACAGGGCGGGGGCCGGGGCGGCTCCTACGGGGGCGGCTCGGGCCGCGGTGGCTCGGGAGAGCGCGGGGGTTCGTACGGCGGTGGCTCCGGCCGCGGTGGCTCGGGAGAGCGCGGCGGTTCCTACGGCGGCGGCTCCGGCTCGGCCCGTGGTGGCTCCGGCGCGCCGCGCACCGGCTCGGGCCGTCCGGGCTCGGGCGCGGGCCGTGCCGGCTCCGGCTCGTACGACCGGCGTGACGACCGCCGTGACGACCGTCGCGACGACCGCCGTGACGACCGTCGCTTCCCGGACCGCCCGCTGCGGCCCGAGGAGCGCAGGTACGACCGTCCCGAGTTCGGCGGCGGCCCCAACGCCACCCCGGCCCGCGGCGGCTACTCCGGGCGCCGGCCCGGCCCGGCCCCCCGGCCGCGCCGCGAGGGCGCGCCCGCCCCGGGCGACCCGCGGCGCCAGCCGCAGCGCTCGCGCGAGCTCCAGGCCCGGATCGAGGACGCGGTGCTGGCCCGCCACGACAAGCCGGCCGTGAAGCTGCCGAAGACCTTCGGCGAGCCCGAGGGCGAGCGACTGCAGAAGGTGCTGGCCCGGGCCGGCATCGGCAGCCGCCGCGCCTGCGAGGAGCTGATCGACCAGGGCCGGGTCGAGGTCAACGGCAAGCGCGTCACCGAGCAGGGCAAGCGGGTCGACCCGCAGAACGACGAGATCAAGGTGGACGGCCTGACCGTCGCCACCCAGTCGTACCTGTTCTTCGCGCTGAACAAGCCGGCCGGCGTGGTCTCCACCATGGAGGACCCGGACGGCCGTCAGTGCCTCGGCGACTACGTGACCAACCGGGAGACCCGGCTGTTCCACGTCGGCCGGCTGGACACCGAGACCGAGGGCATCATCCTGCTCACCAACCACGGCGAGCTGGCCCACCGCCTCACCCACCCCCGGTACGGCGTCACCAAGACCTACCTGGCCGCCATCCAGGGCCCGATCCCGCGCGACCTGGGCAAGCAGCTCGCCAAGGGCATCGAGCTGGAGGACGGCTACGCCCGCGCCGACAGCTTCAAGGTGGTCTCGAACGTCGGCAAGAACTACCTGGTCGAGGTGACCCTGCACGAGGGTCGCAAGCACATCGTCCGCCGGATGCTGTCCGAGGCGGGCTTCCCGGTCGAGAAGCTGGTCCGCACCCACTTCGGGCCGATCGCGCTCGGTGACCAGAAGTCCGGCTGGCTGCGCCGGCTGACCAACCCCGAGGTCGGTCAGCTGATGCGCGAGGTCGGGCTGTAG
- the scpB gene encoding SMC-Scp complex subunit ScpB, with protein sequence MRAELEAILMIVDEPAAEAHLAAVLERPRAEVASALRGLSAEYTAQGRGFDLRQVAGGWRFHSRATCAPAVDRFVLDGQQARLTQAALETLAVVAYRQPVSRSRVSAVRGVNCDGVMRTLVQRGLVEEAGSEPETGAILYRTTNYFLERMGLRGLDELPELAPFLPEVDDVEAESLEGTMIAEAVAAAAAKAADGSGEAGRAAPDR encoded by the coding sequence CTGCGGGCGGAGCTCGAGGCGATTCTGATGATCGTCGACGAGCCGGCCGCCGAGGCGCACCTGGCGGCCGTGCTGGAGCGCCCCCGCGCGGAGGTGGCCTCGGCCCTGCGCGGGCTGTCCGCCGAGTACACCGCCCAGGGGCGCGGCTTCGACCTGCGGCAGGTGGCCGGGGGCTGGCGTTTCCACAGCCGCGCCACCTGCGCCCCGGCCGTCGACCGCTTCGTCCTGGACGGCCAGCAGGCCCGTCTGACCCAGGCGGCGCTGGAGACCCTGGCGGTGGTCGCCTACCGGCAACCGGTGTCCAGATCGCGGGTCTCAGCCGTCCGCGGTGTGAACTGTGACGGCGTGATGCGTACCCTGGTACAGCGAGGACTGGTGGAAGAGGCCGGATCCGAGCCCGAAACAGGTGCGATCCTGTATCGGACGACGAACTACTTCCTGGAACGGATGGGGCTCCGCGGCCTGGACGAGCTGCCGGAGCTCGCCCCGTTCCTGCCCGAGGTCGACGACGTGGAAGCGGAGTCCCTGGAGGGCACGATGATCGCGGAGGCGGTCGCCGCCGCTGCCGCGAAGGCTGCGGACGGCAGTGGCGAGGCCGGTCGGGCTGCGCCTGATCGGTAG
- a CDS encoding segregation/condensation protein A yields the protein MPSTSESPVDAQAAAVAAAEPGAPAVAGGGAEGAGGAGSDGPGTDGPQGGFRVRLDNFEGPFDLLLSLIAKHRMDVTEVALATVTDEFLAHIRAMGPDWDLDAATEFLVVAATLLDLKAARLLPAAEVEDEEDLALLEARDLLFARLLQYRAYKRAAALFGERWAAELLRRPRSVGLEPRHAALLPEVVIAIGTERFAQLAARAMTPKPPPVVYVDHIHSPPVSVREQAGLVVDLLAELGEATFRRLVEDAPDTMVVVARFLALLELYRERVLAFEQPDALGELLVRWVAEADRGVIEVTDEFDRPPDGAEQSSRAPGSAAGSAAGSASGMAAGSASGSAAGSAAVKGEEDGR from the coding sequence ATGCCGAGCACCTCCGAGAGCCCCGTCGACGCCCAGGCCGCCGCTGTCGCCGCGGCGGAGCCCGGCGCGCCGGCCGTCGCGGGCGGGGGAGCGGAGGGTGCGGGCGGGGCGGGTAGCGACGGACCGGGGACCGACGGGCCGCAGGGCGGCTTCCGGGTCCGGCTGGACAACTTCGAGGGCCCGTTCGACCTGCTGCTGAGCCTGATCGCCAAGCACCGGATGGACGTCACCGAAGTGGCGCTGGCGACGGTCACCGACGAGTTCCTCGCCCACATCAGGGCCATGGGGCCGGACTGGGACCTGGACGCGGCGACCGAGTTCCTGGTGGTCGCCGCCACCCTCCTCGACCTCAAGGCGGCCCGGCTGCTGCCCGCCGCCGAGGTCGAGGACGAGGAGGACCTCGCCCTGCTGGAGGCGCGCGACCTGCTCTTCGCGCGGCTGCTCCAGTACCGGGCCTACAAGCGCGCGGCGGCCCTGTTCGGCGAGCGCTGGGCCGCCGAGCTGCTCCGGCGTCCGCGCAGCGTCGGCCTGGAACCCCGGCACGCCGCGCTGCTGCCCGAGGTCGTGATCGCCATCGGCACCGAGCGTTTCGCGCAGCTCGCCGCCCGGGCGATGACGCCCAAGCCCCCGCCCGTCGTCTACGTCGACCACATCCACAGCCCGCCGGTGAGCGTGCGCGAGCAGGCCGGTCTCGTGGTCGACCTGCTGGCCGAGCTGGGCGAGGCCACCTTCCGGAGGCTGGTCGAGGACGCCCCGGACACCATGGTGGTGGTCGCCCGCTTCCTGGCGCTGCTGGAGCTCTACCGGGAGCGGGTGCTCGCGTTCGAGCAGCCGGACGCGCTGGGGGAGCTGCTGGTGCGCTGGGTGGCCGAGGCGGACCGGGGCGTGATCGAGGTGACGGACGAGTTCGACCGGCCGCCGGACGGGGCGGAGCAGTCGTCGCGCGCGCCGGGGTCGGCCGCGGGGTCGGCCGCGGGGTCGGCCTCCGGGATGGCGGCGGGTTCGGCCTCGGGATCGGCGGCGGGTTCGGCAGCGGTGAAGGGCGAGGAGGACGGGCGATGA
- a CDS encoding ParA family protein, which yields MNESTFAPGGGQPGLAEHTAGQPSGESGARQASVGSAEVGSVALRTFEARQNTAQVTTVTDYDAELPAHGLAYGEFAYGAYDDPDAEYEPDPEYAATLAPDAARQRRERIGPTGRPQPYFPIPAPVAEHGPAQIIAMCNQKGGVGKTTSTINLGAALAEYGRRVLLVDFDPQGALSVGLGVNPMELDVTVYNLLMERGLTADEVLLKTAVPGMDLLPSNIDLSAAEVQLVSEVARESALARALRPLLPDYDYVIIDCQPSLGLLTVNALTAAHSVIVPLECEFFALRGVALLTETIEKVCERLNPELRLDGILATMYDSRTVHSREVLARVVEAFGEHVFHTVIGRTVRFPETTVAGEPITTYATNSVGAAAYRQLAREVLDRCRPAE from the coding sequence GTGAATGAGTCGACATTTGCTCCCGGGGGTGGTCAGCCAGGACTGGCGGAGCACACCGCCGGCCAGCCGAGTGGGGAGTCCGGGGCCAGGCAGGCCTCCGTGGGCTCGGCCGAGGTCGGCTCGGTCGCTCTCCGTACTTTCGAAGCACGCCAGAACACAGCACAGGTGACCACGGTGACCGACTACGACGCCGAACTGCCGGCCCACGGCCTGGCCTACGGCGAGTTCGCCTACGGCGCCTACGACGACCCCGACGCCGAGTACGAGCCGGACCCGGAGTACGCGGCCACGCTCGCCCCCGACGCCGCGCGTCAGCGCCGCGAGCGGATCGGCCCGACCGGACGTCCGCAGCCGTACTTCCCGATCCCGGCGCCGGTGGCCGAGCACGGCCCCGCCCAGATCATCGCGATGTGCAACCAGAAGGGCGGCGTCGGCAAGACCACGTCGACCATCAACCTGGGTGCCGCGCTCGCCGAGTACGGCCGCCGGGTGCTGCTGGTCGACTTCGACCCGCAGGGCGCCCTCTCCGTCGGACTCGGCGTCAACCCGATGGAACTCGACGTCACCGTCTACAACCTGCTCATGGAGCGGGGGCTGACGGCCGACGAGGTGCTGCTGAAGACGGCCGTGCCGGGGATGGACCTGCTGCCGTCCAACATCGACCTCTCCGCCGCCGAGGTGCAGCTGGTCAGCGAGGTGGCCCGGGAGTCCGCGCTGGCGCGCGCCCTGAGGCCGCTGCTGCCCGACTACGACTACGTCATCATCGACTGCCAGCCCTCGCTGGGCCTGCTGACGGTCAATGCGCTGACGGCCGCTCACAGCGTGATCGTGCCGCTGGAGTGCGAGTTCTTCGCGCTGCGCGGTGTCGCGCTGCTCACCGAGACCATCGAGAAGGTCTGCGAGCGGCTCAACCCGGAGCTGCGGCTGGACGGCATCCTCGCCACCATGTACGACTCTCGCACCGTGCACAGCCGTGAGGTGCTGGCGCGCGTGGTCGAGGCGTTCGGCGAGCACGTCTTCCACACCGTCATCGGGCGGACCGTGCGCTTCCCGGAGACCACCGTCGCCGGCGAACCGATCACGACGTACGCGACCAATTCGGTCGGTGCCGCCGCCTACCGCCAGCTCGCCAGGGAGGTGCTCGACCGGTGCCGCCCCGCCGAGTGA
- the ald gene encoding alanine dehydrogenase — MKVGIPREVKNHEYRVAITPAGVHELVRNGHEVYIEDNAGVGSSIPNEEYVAAGATILPTADEVWATADLLLKVKEPIAEEYHRLRKGQTVFTYLHLAADRAGTDALVASGTTAIAYETVQLANGALPLLAPMSEVAGRLAPQVGSYHLMRPAGGRGTLPGGVPGTHPAKAVVIGGGVSGWHAATIAIGMGYDVTLLDRDINKLREADKIFGTKIKAIMSNSFELEKAVIEADLVIGAVLIPGAKAPKLVTNELVSRMKPGSVLVDIAIDQGGCFEDSHATTHAEPTFQVHNSVFYCVANMPGAVPNTSTYALTNATLPYVVELANRGWKEALRRDAALAKGLNVHEGQITFAAVAEAFGLESVSLDSVLA; from the coding sequence GTGAAGGTCGGCATCCCCCGCGAGGTCAAGAACCACGAGTACCGCGTGGCCATCACGCCCGCCGGCGTGCATGAGCTCGTCCGCAACGGACACGAGGTCTACATCGAGGACAACGCCGGTGTCGGCTCCTCGATCCCGAACGAGGAGTACGTGGCCGCCGGCGCCACCATCCTCCCCACCGCCGACGAGGTGTGGGCCACCGCCGACCTGCTGCTGAAGGTCAAGGAGCCCATCGCGGAGGAGTACCACCGCCTGCGCAAGGGCCAGACGGTCTTCACGTACCTCCACCTGGCGGCCGACCGCGCCGGCACCGACGCGCTGGTCGCCTCCGGCACCACCGCGATCGCGTACGAGACCGTGCAGCTCGCCAACGGCGCCCTCCCGCTGCTCGCCCCGATGTCCGAGGTCGCGGGCCGGCTGGCCCCGCAGGTCGGGTCCTACCACCTGATGCGCCCGGCCGGCGGCCGCGGCACCCTCCCCGGCGGCGTTCCCGGCACCCACCCGGCCAAGGCCGTCGTCATCGGTGGCGGCGTCTCCGGCTGGCACGCGGCCACCATCGCCATCGGCATGGGCTACGACGTGACCCTGCTGGACCGCGACATCAACAAGCTGCGCGAGGCCGACAAGATCTTCGGCACGAAGATCAAGGCCATCATGTCCAACTCCTTCGAGCTGGAGAAGGCCGTCATCGAGGCCGACCTGGTCATCGGCGCGGTGCTGATCCCGGGCGCCAAGGCCCCGAAGCTCGTCACCAACGAGCTGGTCTCCCGCATGAAGCCGGGCTCCGTGCTCGTCGACATCGCCATCGACCAGGGCGGCTGCTTCGAGGACTCGCACGCCACCACGCACGCCGAGCCGACCTTCCAGGTCCACAACTCGGTCTTCTACTGCGTGGCCAACATGCCGGGCGCCGTCCCGAACACCTCCACCTACGCGCTGACCAACGCGACGCTGCCGTACGTCGTCGAGCTGGCCAACCGGGGCTGGAAGGAGGCGCTGCGCCGCGACGCCGCGCTGGCCAAGGGTCTGAACGTCCACGAGGGCCAGATCACCTTCGCCGCCGTCGCCGAGGCCTTCGGCCTGGAGTCGGTCTCCCTGGACTCCGTGCTCGCCTGA
- a CDS encoding tetratricopeptide repeat protein: protein MARKTATMEAGTGAPAERVPGLDRLPAGPALFVGRRTELAALRAAAARPAEGRCPVLVLAGRPGSGRTALAVRFAVTVAGQYPDGVLFARLSAPDGGRVPPARAARRLLEQLGADTADVPLPGAAGDGRDDPACVALRAALAGRRVLLVLDDVRDAGQLWPLLADEPGCLVLATTAGPLTGIEDIDPVILGGLDRTAAAELLGDLVGGTRIGCDPVGAADLAEACGSQPAALRLMAGRLRGKPELAVTEAAKELLRAVTEAGKPEPEPERAPEKDSEESKEPAPKGKGRRGPEPVAAAAPPAEPARDPAAWVRPGPEPSEPVPVPDNDPLVGAFTLAYAGLTAAQARMLRALTLAPAQSADPRTASALVGCPAPEAATTLAALAERELLAEEPPAADGTARYRVPGRLHPRLVRLREREDRPAEIELARARLLERLVRLTESARSLLDPSDGAGPDPLPGPLRLKSAAHAREWLLGERDPLLGAVADAIGQGDLDGSAGRLVTALLRSLPLTGAAAPADLHQLHELVLTVAERHGRPRRASAALLNLGDLQAAASRWELASGHYRAALEHARTADDEALCARALEGAAGCHRALGDAVRAADWYNRALGVRQSMGDQAAEARLLARVAEAHAAQRRFDEAEREYRASLSVLRRIGDERGREAVGAALAELRERAAGGW from the coding sequence GTGGCGAGGAAGACGGCGACCATGGAGGCCGGGACCGGCGCGCCCGCCGAGCGCGTTCCCGGGCTGGACCGGCTGCCCGCCGGCCCCGCCCTGTTCGTCGGCCGGCGCACCGAGCTGGCCGCGCTGCGGGCCGCCGCCGCGCGTCCGGCCGAGGGCCGTTGCCCGGTGCTGGTGCTGGCCGGGCGGCCCGGTTCGGGCCGTACCGCGCTGGCCGTCCGGTTCGCCGTCACCGTCGCCGGCCAGTACCCCGACGGCGTGCTGTTCGCCCGGCTGTCCGCCCCCGACGGCGGCCGGGTGCCGCCCGCCAGGGCCGCCCGCCGGCTGCTGGAGCAGCTGGGCGCGGACACCGCCGACGTTCCGCTGCCCGGCGCCGCCGGGGACGGCCGGGACGATCCGGCCTGCGTCGCGCTGCGGGCCGCGCTGGCCGGGCGCCGGGTGCTGCTGGTGCTGGACGACGTCCGGGACGCCGGGCAGCTGTGGCCGCTGCTCGCGGACGAGCCGGGCTGTCTGGTGCTCGCCACCACGGCCGGGCCGCTCACCGGGATCGAGGACATCGATCCGGTCATCCTCGGCGGGCTCGACCGGACGGCGGCGGCCGAGCTGCTGGGCGATCTGGTCGGCGGCACCAGGATCGGCTGCGACCCGGTCGGCGCTGCGGACCTGGCGGAGGCCTGCGGCTCCCAGCCGGCGGCGCTGCGGCTGATGGCCGGGCGCCTGCGCGGGAAGCCGGAGCTGGCGGTGACGGAGGCGGCGAAGGAGCTGCTGCGGGCCGTCACCGAGGCCGGGAAGCCGGAGCCGGAGCCGGAGCGGGCCCCGGAGAAGGACTCGGAGGAGTCGAAGGAGCCCGCGCCGAAGGGCAAGGGGCGGCGCGGGCCGGAGCCGGTCGCCGCGGCGGCCCCGCCGGCGGAGCCGGCCCGTGATCCGGCGGCCTGGGTCCGACCCGGACCGGAGCCCTCCGAACCCGTCCCGGTGCCCGACAACGACCCGCTGGTCGGCGCCTTCACGCTGGCCTATGCCGGCCTGACCGCCGCGCAGGCCCGGATGCTGCGCGCGCTCACCCTGGCCCCCGCCCAGTCCGCGGACCCGCGCACCGCCTCCGCGCTGGTCGGCTGTCCGGCCCCGGAGGCCGCGACGACCCTCGCCGCGCTGGCCGAGCGGGAGCTGCTGGCCGAGGAACCGCCGGCCGCGGACGGCACGGCCCGCTACCGCGTCCCCGGCCGGCTCCACCCTCGGCTGGTGCGGCTGCGCGAGCGGGAGGACCGGCCCGCCGAGATCGAGCTGGCCCGGGCCAGGCTGCTGGAGCGGCTGGTCCGGCTCACCGAGTCGGCCCGCTCGCTGCTCGACCCGTCCGACGGCGCCGGGCCCGACCCGCTGCCCGGTCCGCTGCGGCTGAAGTCCGCCGCGCACGCCCGGGAGTGGCTGCTCGGCGAGCGGGACCCGCTGCTCGGCGCCGTCGCCGACGCGATCGGCCAGGGCGATCTCGACGGCTCGGCGGGCCGGCTGGTCACCGCGCTGCTGCGGTCGCTGCCGCTGACCGGTGCCGCCGCCCCGGCCGACCTCCACCAGCTGCACGAGCTGGTGCTGACGGTGGCCGAGCGCCACGGCCGCCCGCGCCGGGCCTCGGCCGCGCTGCTCAACCTGGGCGACCTCCAGGCGGCCGCGAGCCGCTGGGAACTGGCCTCCGGGCACTACCGGGCGGCCCTGGAGCACGCCAGGACCGCCGACGACGAGGCGCTCTGTGCCCGCGCACTGGAGGGCGCGGCGGGCTGCCACCGGGCGCTCGGCGATGCCGTGCGCGCCGCCGATTGGTACAACCGGGCGCTGGGTGTCCGGCAGTCGATGGGGGACCAGGCCGCCGAGGCCCGGCTGCTGGCCCGGGTGGCCGAGGCGCACGCGGCCCAGCGCCGGTTCGACGAGGCCGAGCGGGAGTACCGGGCGTCCCTGTCGGTACTGCGCCGGATCGGCGACGAACGGGGCCGGGAGGCCGTCGGCGCCGCCCTCGCCGAGCTGCGGGAACGGGCCGCCGGCGGGTGGTAG